From the genome of Grus americana isolate bGruAme1 chromosome 4, bGruAme1.mat, whole genome shotgun sequence:
gagaaagaataaagaatagAGGCACAACAATAACAGCACTGAATGCATctaaaagaaaatagctttcaGTTGATGTGCAACTATATGATTATATTCCCACCATCAGTCAAATCCAGCCCCTTCTGCAGatgtttattcttttctctcctgtttggTTATTATGGTTCATTATGTTGAGGGACTAAGCTGATTGAAATGTTCATTGAGATGACTGCTGCAGTAAAATgcgtaaaagaaaaaaaaatggaatgcagggagggcagagggagagggagcttTTTATAACTCAGTAGCACTGATTGCTGCATCAGAAACAGTGTgaaagggtggggggaggctAAATACatggttttttaaaacaacaataaatCATACGCCATATATAGGCCAAAAATGAAAGAGGCTCTGTGTTCAGATGTAAACTTCTGGCAAGACCTGGTTTGTTGTCAGGTTCCCAGACACAAAATAGACACTCTGTTCACTTAGCATGAAGCCCTGCAAGAAGCAGGGAGCTCCGGAGACTCTTGGCTCTTCTCGAGTCTCATTAGGTCTGCATATTAATGACTTGCAGCAATATAAAGGGGCCCTGTAGCCCTGGGTTTCCCATCGTTAAGGGCACAGTGACTATAGCAGCAAGAAAATAGAGGACGTTAACAGAGCCTGCGGGTGAGGCAGCACTGCTATGACAGTACTCAGTCCCTTGCCCTGGTATCTTCTAAGACGAGGGTCAGGGGAAAAATGGACGACCAGAAAGACTCTGGCAGTATTTTGTATGACACACTTGTAGCAAATCCTTATACATGATAGAGCACAGAGGAAACAAGGGGAAAGAAATCACTGTATTGAATCAAGACATGCCAGACCTTTGGAGACTGTGGTAGGGAAGAAAGCACAAGCATTTGTGGCTAAAATGCAGTGCGAGGGTGAGAATGAATTCTAATGCATAGGCTCTAAACAAACGCccctttcagaagaaaactgacAGTACGAGAGCAAAGACAGCAAGCCGTACACATAGGAGTAACACTGCAATGTATATATTTTCTAGGTGACTCAAATCATAgtcttttaaagcatttctttcctttgtcaGGACTGAAAGAAAAGTACTTAAGAATACCTTAGCCTTATTAACATGGAGATCACTTATACTATATGGTGCCtcaatttgaattaaaaaacagTCCTCAAAAACTGCTACGGTATTACACATTCAGAGCACCCAATGTGTCTCCACTGATCCCCAGCAAAAATCCTTACAGTCTGGCTGTCATTCAATCACTGGGCTCATTCTTTCCCTTGGGAACTCCCCCTGCACTTCCCACTGCCATGCCAGCTGAAGTGCTTACTAAACAAAATTGCTTAATGCTTTGAAATTCTGCAaatctgccatttaaaaaaaaatgcactataAAATGTACCAAATGCACTATAAAATGTAccaacaactttgttttaatgtGCACAAGTTTTGCAACAGCAAATGATGCAGAATAACGTACCACCCCCCAACCAAGTGAATAAAAGAAACTCTGCCCAGTGAATGAAAGGGGTTCAAAACTGTCTCCTTGCCGAGGGTACTGTATTACCAAGCTGACTTAAACCCAGCCTCCCATACAATATGCTCACATTATTTATGCCACTCTTGTATTATATTCCTATAAGTAACTGTTCTTTCTTGTCTCCCTACTTAAAGATCTACTATTTCCATTCTCTTATCAGACTTACCAGAGGATTGACCTCGATTAGTGGCATCATGATCACTGTCTCCTTGCTCACTGTCTCCATGACCACTGTCCTTAGAGCTTACTATGTCTGCTTCCTGGAATGCAGAACTAGACACAGAAACATCTTTACATTAGAATAAACATTAAAGAGGAACTCATAAAACATTCTTCTGCCATCACATGGCCAAACACGGTGCTGCATTCACCCACTCCTGCCCGCTGCACTGTTTCTGCAGAGGTGCTCTGTCCACCATGAACAAAACTGGCATTTTCAGACCTTGGTAGTCCAGCTGACACGGACAGTAGGCATTGTTACTCCGCCTAGTTTTCATGTAATTGGTATAAATAATTTGGTAGCATTTACTTAAGCCAGACAGCTAAATTTCAATGCAGAGACACCAATGTTTTCTGGAAGACCCTACAGACGTGTTCATGAGTACTTAAAGCACGTTTTAGActaatacaaaatgaaattttattctcttttcagTTGGTTTTGAAACCAGCTTGGGAAAGCCGTAATTCAAACTCATTTAGTCaacattttttgtatttaatctGTCTATATGCATTCAATTTCCCATTGCTTTACTACTACTTTACGTCTGCAGTAAACACATTTCTGCACCCCACTCAGACTTGCTAAAGCATGCATTAGGAAAACAAGGCTAAGGAGCTCATACCTGTTTACCCGTCGGGGTCTGTCAACTAGATAACTGAGCTCAGCACGCTGATGTTTTgtctaggaaaaagaaaatattagcaaatattttaactctTGATATTTCTGTAACCAACATCAGAAAATACACCAGAGCAGCTCAGCATATTCACTATAAATGGTAATGTTTAGCTGCAAGTAGACCTACACAATCTGTTTCTAGGatgtaagggaaaaaaactcTGCTCTTATTCGCACAGATGGGAAGGCATGAGGGGATTTTTTCCTGAGTTCTTTGGGATGAGATTCTGACACTTTTTTTCACAGTGCATGCTGTCAAGCATCACAAGGACTCCCACAAAAATCAACAGAACTATTTCTAGAGTTGTGTACTACTTAGTCTGAGAAAAAAACTTATTGTAATCTAGTTTTCAGCCTGTTTTTAATTCCAGCAtataaaaagagggaaagacagTACAGTTATTGCAccctgaggaagaaaatacattgaGATACACTCGAGTCCttaaaaagacaacagaagaCAAGAGTTTTATAGACATTTTGAAGAAAGGTCAATCTTACAAGCCAATATTAGGAATTTTACTGCAAAACTTAACGCTTTAGAAAATATCATTCAAACCACCTCTGCCAGACTGGACAGTGTTCAGATTTCAGCGTTCACATTGAGAGAATGTCTTGTATTCATTAGTACACAGGCAGAGAGGTACCGAGAGGATGTATGAGCTAACCCAGTAGAAAATGATTAACAGGGGAGCATTATGGCACGGCATATGCTTTGATAGAAATTCTCTACACACTGGATAATACAATATAGGCAACATGTTTAACAGGAGGGGATGCTAAGTCTCTGCATATAATTTCACGGAAACTCTTGATGCTTTCCTTCATGAGCTCAGCTTTGGGTTATAAAGGGCTGTTCAGGCTGAATAAAGAAAAGTCAATTAATAAACCCTAATTCACAAATTAATTAAAGTTCCTGCTAACTGTAGAGATTGTCACAGTCCCAGAGCGGGGTTCCCCCAAAGCCTAACTTGCACATGCAAagatttcaggaagaaaaaaagagtttaaaaatgttGCTTCAGAAAACCCTGTGATTACACCTCACGTCATTTCATTACTGTCAGCTGCAGAGACTCTGCGAAAAGCAGTAataccccccccccgccccaacccACAGGCGATCTGGTCGCAGCTAAAGGCTCGGGAGGATCTCTGCGCCCCGATGCTGCCCGGCCGGGGCACCGGAGAAGgagacggggcggggggggacgggacggggacaGGACGCGCTTGGCTGCAAGTTTTTGAGCCCGGGTGAGAGGGAGCCAGCGGCTGGCCGAAGCgggcggcgggccggggggcTGCCCCGCACTCACCTCTCCCTGCCCGGCCGCTGAAGCCTCCCAAATATTACAGGCCAACGAGGAGACGGGCGGCGGACGAGTGGattaaagggaaaagaaggacGAAAGGGGAAGCAAAGTGCCTTCCCCGCTGGGAGAGCAAGGGCGGGAGCTTCGGGAGACGACGGGAAAGCGAAGCGGGGCTTGGGGAAAGCCTGCAGTGTAGCGGCGGGGCACGGCCGGCCCGCAACGGCCGCCCAACGGTCCCCCAACGGCCCGGCGCGCGGAGCtgggcggggtgggggtggcggCGGGTGCCGGGCGCGAGGGCCTTACCTCGCTGGACAAAATGCTGCCGTTGGAGATGATGTCGGGCTGCTGGTCGGCGTAGCCGGTGACGATGGCCCCGCAGGGGTTGTGCTCGGCGTCGGTGCTGCgggaggggctgcagggcttgAGGAACATCAGGTCGGTCTTGGCGGACTCGGGGGTGAGGCAAACCTGGTAGCAGTAGTTCTGGTTGTGGTGGTGGGAGCCGAAGCTGCCCGACTCCTCCACCGGCACCTGCGCCGGGTTGCTGGGCACGTTGGAGCTCTGCACCAGCATGATGTCCGACTTGCTGAGCTTCTTCTTGCGGGCCCGCGCCTGGCGGCTGCaacaggggcagcagcagcagcagcccaggcagcagtCGCTGGCCAGGCAGGTGTAGATGTTGAGCTTCTTCTCCTTCTGGCAGCGCACGGCCAGGACGATCATGGCCAGCAGGAAGATGAAGGAGACGGAGCCCAGGGcgatgatgaggatgagggtGAGGTCGAGCGAGGTGTCCCCCCCGGAGCGGCTGGGGCGATGCTcgccggagccgccgccgccgccgccccccgctcccgcccccACGCCCaggccgccgccaccgccgccgggCCGCTCGGCCGCGCCGTCCACCAGCACCACCTGGATGGCGGCGGTGGAGGAGAGCGGCGGCTGCCCGTGGTCGCGCACCTCGATGACCAGCTCGTAGGGGCGCTGGGGGTCGCGCTTGGCCGGCACCCTGCGGGCCGTCCGCAGCTCCCCGGTGCGCCAGTCCATGCGGAAGAGGCTGGCCTCGTTGCCCCGCACGATGCTGTAGGTGAGGCGGGCGTTCTCCCCGTCGTCGGCGTCCACCGCCGCCACCCGGCTCACCAGGTAGCCCGGCTCGGCGCCGCGGGGCAGCGCCTCCCGCGCCGGGGTGCCGTTGCGGCCGGGCAGGGGGCTGACGATAGCGGGGGCGTTGTCGTTCTGGTCCACCACGACGATGTTGACGGTGGCGTTGCCGGCCAGCGGCTGCGGCTCCTCGCCGGCGTCGCGGGCCTCCACCTGGAAGCTGAACTCCTTGAGCTGCTCGTAGTCGAAGGAGCGGAGGGCGTAGAGGAAGCCGTTCTCGGAGTTGATGGAGACGTAGGTGAAGACGGACATGCCCTGGATCTGGCTCTCCAGGATGGAGTAGGCGAGCTGGGCGTTGGCGCCCTGGTCCCGGTCGGTGGCGCTGACGGCGTAGATGTAGGCGCCGGGCACGTTGTTCTCGCTCACGTAGACCTGGTAGACGGGCTGGCTGAAGCgcggcgcgttgtcgttcacgTCGCTCACCCGCACCTGGATGGACTTGCTGGTGCTCAGCGGCGGCTCGCCGCGGTCCCGGGCCACCACGGTGAGGGTGTAGGCGTCGCCGCCCGGCTGCTCGCGGTCCAGCGGCCCCTCGGTGACGATGGTGTAGTAGTTTTTGAAGGAGCTCTTGAGGCGGAAGGGCGCATCGCCCTGCAGCAGCTCGCACTGCACCTGCCCGTTCTCCTCTGAGTCGCGGTCCGAGACGCTGAAGAGGGCCACCACGGTgcccggcgccgccgcctcGCTCACCGCCTCCTTGACGGTGGAGAAGCTGATCTCGGGCGCGTTGTCGTTGGCGTCCAGCACCCGCACCAGCACCTTGCAGTGCGCCGGCACGGCGTTGGGCCCCAGGTCCTTGGCTTGCACGTACACCTGGTACACGCTGCTCTCCTCGTAGTCCAGCTCGCCGCTCACCTCTAGCCGCCCGGTGCGCGGCGCGATGCCGAAGAGCTCCCGGGCGCGGGCCGAGATGTGGCTGCTGAAGGAGTAGATCACCTCGCCGTTTTGGCCCTCGTCGGGGTCGGTGGCGTTGAGCTGCAGCACCAGGGTGCCAGGCGGCGAGTTCTCCGGCAGCGACACGGTGTAGACGGGCTGCTCGAAGGCGGGGACGTTGTCGTTGGAGTCCAGCACCCTGATGGTGAGCAGGGCGGTGCCGGTgcgctgctggggctgcccgcCGTCCACCGCGGTCAGCACGTAGCGGTGCACCGCTTGCTGCTCCCGGTCCAGGGGCTTGTCCAGCACCAGCTCGGCGAAGCGGTTGCCGTCGCCCTGCGTCTGCACGTCGAGGGAGAAGTAGCTGTTGGGGGTGATCTCGTAGGTGCGCAGCGAGTTGGTGCCCACGTCGGGGTCGAAGGCGCTCTCCAGGGGGAAGCGGGTGCCCGGCGTGGCGCTCTCCGAGATCTCCACGGTGAGGTCGGGCTCCGGGAAGGAGGGCGGGTTGTCGTTGATGTCCAGCACCTCGATTTCCACCCGGAACAGCTCGAGGGGGTTCTCCAGGAAGACCTCCaggtgcagcaggcaggaggggctctGCTTGCAGATCTGCTCCCGGTCGATCTTCTCATTCACGTAGAGCACCCCGGTCTCCAGGTTGAGCTCCAGGTAAGGGCTGCGGGAGTTAGGCGCCGTCTGGAAGCGGCGAGCCGAAAGTTTTGTAATGTCCAAGCCCAGGTCCTCGGCGATATTCCCCACGAACGTGCCATGCTCCTGCTCTTCCTGCACCGTGTAATGGAGCTGGCAAAGGGCCCCCTCCACCATCCAGAGCAAGGCAAAGAGGAATAGCACAATCATCTCCAAATGGGGAAAGAgatcccccctccccaacaccacctcttcctcctcttccaaaagccaccaccacctcctcctcctcctccgaaAATACACAGTACAGTGTGTGTGCCTGTGCGTGTCTGTCtatgtgtgtgtctgtcagtgtgtgtgcgcgcgtgtgtgtcCGCGCCTGCGAGCGTGTGGAGAGAGAGGGAtcgggggagggggaaggaaaggggaagggggggggaaagaggtTGATTTAGGGGGGAGTGCTAGATATTATTTCTTCTGATTCatgttaggatttttttctcccccatctcCCTCCTTTTTGTTATGAGTATTATTGTTTCACACGCTGACCAAATGAAGAAGACAGGCGTCCCCACTTCATCTGTGATCTTCGAAATAAATGGCCAACTAATAATAGCTATTAGCTGGATGTATCTAGAGATACACAGTAGCCCGCTTTTATTTATTCCGAGAGTCTTGGCACTGCACCGCGGCAGCAGCAGTGGCGgcggaggcagcagcagcagcaaatcccAAGGAggaaatttttatatttcaagATTGTCCTCGGTTTGTCTTCCTGGTGGGAGCTGGAGGGGTAGATGCTGCTGGAAGAGCCGGTGGACATGCCCTCTTTAGATgcaagaaaaaggcagaaacccgcggaaaaaaaaaacccgaaaccCAAAAACCTACAACCCGCAAAAAGATTTCATAtaaaaaaggcagagaacagCTTTGCTACCCAAAACTTTCATTCCCTGATTTCTCTGggatttcctcttttttatttaaggattttagatttttctctcttctgttaatagtctttcattttcttcttttattgcTATTAGTAtgttcatcatcatcattctGCTTTTTATGGATGTGCTGatcagttttttttttcctctcttgctgCTTTTGCGTCTagcccctctctctctctgtgtctgtctctgctcgctgctgctgctgccgccgctcgCCTCCCgtcccagctccagccccggcTCCTCTGATCTCTGCCGGCAGTTTCTGAGCCGGCAGCGCTCGGCTTTTCTGTTTTTGCGCAGCGCTCGGCTCCTGCCAACCAATTAGCCGGCAGTAACGCCCCCAGGGGCGGCACCCCATTGGCCGCGGCGCACGTCAAGTAGGTTGCGTCACAGATGGGGGAGAGGGTGAGCGCGCAGGCAGGCGAGCTGAGCTGAGCTTGGGCAGCGCGAGACTAAGTCTGCAGTTGGggcccccctgcctgcccccctgcctgcccccgaGAGTGTCTGTTTCCCCGCCGCAGTCGCTAGGCAGGGAGATCACCGCTCGTCATCAGCGCGCACACACGGGTAATTGTAAACAACCCTCTCCTTGGAGAGGGAGTTTCCACCAGCTACTAAGTTTCCTACCCAAGGCCGGGCGCAGTAACGTTTTTAGACAAAGCATAAACAAGAGGAAACTTGAGATTGTTATTTCCCCCATCTCATGGGCTACCTTAACTAATTAGTTTGACGGTGGAGAAAGTGCAACTTTCCATCATACGTCTGTACGGTCTTTCCAGCCCCAGCCAATTTAAAGTATCATGAGCCTGCGCTAATTTTTCCCGATTTACACTTTGGATTTTCCACTAACGTACCAGCAGACTGTCGGGTGCGAGGGAAGAGGGAAACCGGGCATGTATTCTGTCACTGGCTGCTCGGGGGGGCGGAAGGGCATCACCGGAGTggggggacaggcaggcagaaTCAGAGCCTCACAGCCGCTGATTTATTTTGAGGGGAAACGCTCCGATCCCGGGTGTCGGTGCTGGCTCTACCAGCGCTTCCCACGCTGCCAGCGCCGGTAACGGCGCTGGAGGCGCAGAGGCTGCTCGGTGCTGGAAGCCGGCGCTGGCAGCCGCCGCCGAGGCTCGGGCTTGCGACTTCTCGTAGGTTTTAGTAACTCTCGGCGGGTATCCCTGTGCCTCACACAGCAACAGGAcgttttccttcccctttccctcagACAGTGAGAAGACGGCTCTGTGCTAAATAAAGTCGATTCTACCAATAGTGTCTATAGCACGTCAAGTGCTCGACTAACACGGGTTTGATCGATGCGTTTGGCTGCGAAGCTTCGCGGGCACCGAGGAGAGCTTAGGGGCGAACTGCGAGACGGGGGCTCACAGATCTAATCCCTCTGGGTAGTGTCCCGTACTGCCCACGGGCTTCTTACGATCCACCGCCTAACTTTACAAAATGAAGAACAGTACGAGTAAAaagaataagtatttttaattcttgccttttttcccccaaaatattGTTTCTAAAAAGCAACATGAAGGTACGAGCAGCTTCTGCTTTGACCCCATCTTTAATCCGTCAGTAAGCAGCGGCTGCCTTCCATACATTTCAATAAACTATATGCTCAGATGCGTTTTCCGTTGCGGAAACGCGGGACTTCACGCTTCCAAACTTGCGCGTGCACCAAACCCACCTTCGCCTTCGTGTGCGCTCCcacccgcccgcccccgccctcGGCCTCCCcggggaggggctcacgggTGCCGGGGCCACGGGGCGCCCGGCCGCGGTGAGCAGAGGCAAGGGCACAACCAAGCTCACGACGCTGCTGCCAAACCGATCTGGGCGTCACGGCGGGAGCCGGTGCCCGGGCGGCAGTTCGTGAAAGGGCCTCCGCGCCGGCCCGTGACAGGCGGGTTACGGCGCACCCGTCTGCGGGCGCCGCCGGCGGATCGATGCGCGgcaccaccccccaccccccccgtgtcccccgggGTCCCGCGGGGCGCAGCCGCGCTGCCCCACGCCGCGCTGCGGGCCTTCGGGCGCCGGACTCGGCGTccagcgcggcggcggcggccgctcCGCACCCCGGGCTGCCGGGCCTCgcgcaggcggcggcggcggcgcccccgGGAGCCAGCGGCCAgcggcggccccgccccgccccccgccagCGGCCGCAATCGCGGGCTGCGGGCGCCCCCTAGCGGCGGTAGCGGTGCACTGCGCCCCGGCGGCGGCACCGCCTCCGCTCCGCGGGGAGACCGGGGCTTTCGTCTCCGCTgcggccccccctccccgccgcctcccggccCTGAGCCCCCTTCTCCCGCCTCCTCCCGCCCACCCCCCCGCTTTCGCCCCCGCGGGCCGAGTGCGCCGCTCGCAGCTCTCCCGTTACCGCGCTCACGTCCGCAAAGCGGCTGCGGCGGCTTTGAAGTCCGGTTTAGCGGCACACCGTGCTGCCTCGCCgggggagaggcaggaaagcagcaaccgtgcgtgtgtgtgtgtgcgcgggGGAGCCACCGGTGCCGCCCGCCGGCGCGGCAGGCAGGGAAATGCCACCCCAAATAACACCTtgtcctccccagccccccccccccccgcccacctCTCGACGCTTATAGCGGATCTAAGCAGGGCCAGCGGGTCGATTTCGGTGGGTGTTTTCCAATAAAATGGATTTCGTCAGAAAaaccctggctgctgctttctgtcgGATGCGGATGGGGAGCTCGCTGCGTTTCCTTCGCGTGCAGAAGCGCGACCGTTCGTCTTCCCGCGCGCTGCCACCAACTTCCAACACAGATAACAGAGTTTGTGCCCTTCTTGCACTCCGGCGCACGGGGCCGGTGCGTTAACCTGCCGTTAGGGAAACGGCCGCTTCCAGGGATTTAACGTGACCCGGGGCGGCCCGTCTCTAAACCCTCCCCGCCGCCGGAGCCCCGGGAACGGCGATAGCTCTTTGCCTTCGAGGAAAGCAGGCGGCCCGGGCGCCACAGGCGAAACCCGGGGGAACCTCGGAAGCGGAGGGGGGCCTGCCCGCCCGCGGCCCTGACCGAAGCCGCCCGCGGCGGCCGGAGGTAAGGGGGGAGGCGGGGGTCCGGGCTGCCGGCGCGGCACATCCCCGCCTCACCGCGAAGGCGGCGTCGGGGCGCTCCCCACGCGCGCTCGAGGCgcgacccccccaccccgcaacGCTGTGGTAAAGACGGCCTGATCCAGGGGGCAGTAACCACGCGGGAATATACATATATTcctatatacacacatatatattccatatatattcatatacaCGTATAGgcgcgggcggggggggcgccTGCCTCCCTCCCGCGGCGCCCAACGGGGCGAtcccccctccgccccgctccccgcgtTTCCAAGCGCACCCGGGTCTCCATTTTGTGTGAGGCTGGCAAAGCCGGCGCTGGTTCCTCCGCAGGCTCCGCGTCGCGTTAAACCCCGAGCAGTGAATTAAAAGCGCCGCTGATCTGAGGCAGCCCTCTAATGCAAAATGACAAATTGCACTTAGGCAATACACGAACGAGAAAATGATTTATGGATTTTTCACGACGGCCTGAACAAATGAAGGCGACATGAATTATACATCCTAATGTGCAGTATATCATTTTCTAATAACACTGTTTTAGTTCTAATGCTGTACGCCGCTCCCTTCAAATAGGGGGTattgattaaataaaaagtCCGAGGGCTGTCTTTAAACTGGACGCCTATCTTCTGCAGGCACCAGCTGAGGTTTATGTATTTACCTCCTGCTAAAGCAGAGGGCTATCATCGGACCCCTGACTCCGTGGCATTTGGTTTTCCATCTGTCATCATTTAATGTGGCAGTTACTTTGCCGAATGAAGACTAATCTTTTGTATCACTGCATTTCACTCCATGCTGCGATTTAGAAATGTAAATAGATGACATCAGGTTTGTAAATCCACTGTGCTGACAGGGATAGCACCTGGGTAAGTCAAACCTTTCCTCCCTGCCAAAATCTTCACATGCCTCTTTGGCACCCCAAGTACAAAGGGGCATTTTCTAGCAAGGAGAACATATGATAAATAATACTCCTGCTCAACCAGAACATCCCTAGCACTTCCATTTACCAGATCTCACAGATTGtcttaaagataaaaaaaaaaaactttgcatTTAACTCACATGCTGGGAGAGTGAATCAACACGAAAAACTGAGTGCATGTGCATAAGGGGAGGAAGAGCTGTCAGACAGGGAGGGGGCTTAGCCCCCGATTCAGCCTGCACGAGTGCCCCAAGGCCAGGGCTTCCCCCCTCTTGCAACCAAGTTCTTCTGCCCTTCATCACAGAGTAGCAATGAAGTCACACTGACATAAGCTATGAATATTCCCAATTGTTTCAATGGTTCCTAGACTAAAATATCAGTCAACATTAAGAAGAATAAGCAAGACCTGGCCTTTCATGATACTATAAAATAGAAATGGGGAAGATGGAGATAAAGGATTAATACATTCATTTTGCAGAGTAAAATCAGTGATTATTGGGGAAGAGCTGAATACATGCTTCATTTCTTATTATCCAAGTGAATTATTTCCATTGATCAGACACAAAAGGAGTCACAAGTAAGGAAATGCCCAAATACTGTGTTTTGAATTAAACAATCGCTTTCCTAACCTGCACAATCATAGCTTTGGGTATAGAAAGCTAATCCCCATTTTTTAGTTGGGTCAAAATGATCTTCTGGTTCTATTTTAGGTATCAGTCTTAGTTTCAGGCTGAGGAACATTGTGGCCTCTTTACTGTCTGGATGTTAAAAACACATTGAGAATTAGacttcctcctgccccccccccccccccatctccaaGATGGTCATTACttggtttaattttaattatctaggcttaaaaaaacccaacaaaacccacccagGTTCTCCTTCGAGAGAATTAATAATAGCTCTTAGTGCAGGAAAGATTACTGGAATCAATGATGTGATTAGGATTGTAAATAAGTAGTAAAAGATGTCACCAGTAGAAAAAG
Proteins encoded in this window:
- the PCDH10 gene encoding protocadherin-10 isoform X1 codes for the protein MIVLFLFALLWMVEGALCQLHYTVQEEQEHGTFVGNIAEDLGLDITKLSARRFQTAPNSRSPYLELNLETGVLYVNEKIDREQICKQSPSCLLHLEVFLENPLELFRVEIEVLDINDNPPSFPEPDLTVEISESATPGTRFPLESAFDPDVGTNSLRTYEITPNSYFSLDVQTQGDGNRFAELVLDKPLDREQQAVHRYVLTAVDGGQPQQRTGTALLTIRVLDSNDNVPAFEQPVYTVSLPENSPPGTLVLQLNATDPDEGQNGEVIYSFSSHISARARELFGIAPRTGRLEVSGELDYEESSVYQVYVQAKDLGPNAVPAHCKVLVRVLDANDNAPEISFSTVKEAVSEAAAPGTVVALFSVSDRDSEENGQVQCELLQGDAPFRLKSSFKNYYTIVTEGPLDREQPGGDAYTLTVVARDRGEPPLSTSKSIQVRVSDVNDNAPRFSQPVYQVYVSENNVPGAYIYAVSATDRDQGANAQLAYSILESQIQGMSVFTYVSINSENGFLYALRSFDYEQLKEFSFQVEARDAGEEPQPLAGNATVNIVVVDQNDNAPAIVSPLPGRNGTPAREALPRGAEPGYLVSRVAAVDADDGENARLTYSIVRGNEASLFRMDWRTGELRTARRVPAKRDPQRPYELVIEVRDHGQPPLSSTAAIQVVLVDGAAERPGGGGGGLGVGAGAGGGGGGGSGEHRPSRSGGDTSLDLTLILIIALGSVSFIFLLAMIVLAVRCQKEKKLNIYTCLASDCCLGCCCCCPCCSRQARARKKKLSKSDIMLVQSSNVPSNPAQVPVEESGSFGSHHHNQNYCYQVCLTPESAKTDLMFLKPCSPSRSTDAEHNPCGAIVTGYADQQPDIISNGSILSSETKHQRAELSYLVDRPRRVNSSAFQEADIVSSKDSGHGDSEQGDSDHDATNRGQSSGMDLFSNCTEECKALGHSDRCWMPSFVPSDGRQAADYRSNLHVPGMDSVPDTEVFETPEAQPGAERSFSTFGKEKALHNTLERKELDGLLSNTRAPYKPPYLKRGWQQSNPHPTCPSPSPSRVSHPLPGCTTTKALAISGSQSGL
- the PCDH10 gene encoding protocadherin-10 isoform X3; its protein translation is MIVLFLFALLWMVEGALCQLHYTVQEEQEHGTFVGNIAEDLGLDITKLSARRFQTAPNSRSPYLELNLETGVLYVNEKIDREQICKQSPSCLLHLEVFLENPLELFRVEIEVLDINDNPPSFPEPDLTVEISESATPGTRFPLESAFDPDVGTNSLRTYEITPNSYFSLDVQTQGDGNRFAELVLDKPLDREQQAVHRYVLTAVDGGQPQQRTGTALLTIRVLDSNDNVPAFEQPVYTVSLPENSPPGTLVLQLNATDPDEGQNGEVIYSFSSHISARARELFGIAPRTGRLEVSGELDYEESSVYQVYVQAKDLGPNAVPAHCKVLVRVLDANDNAPEISFSTVKEAVSEAAAPGTVVALFSVSDRDSEENGQVQCELLQGDAPFRLKSSFKNYYTIVTEGPLDREQPGGDAYTLTVVARDRGEPPLSTSKSIQVRVSDVNDNAPRFSQPVYQVYVSENNVPGAYIYAVSATDRDQGANAQLAYSILESQIQGMSVFTYVSINSENGFLYALRSFDYEQLKEFSFQVEARDAGEEPQPLAGNATVNIVVVDQNDNAPAIVSPLPGRNGTPAREALPRGAEPGYLVSRVAAVDADDGENARLTYSIVRGNEASLFRMDWRTGELRTARRVPAKRDPQRPYELVIEVRDHGQPPLSSTAAIQVVLVDGAAERPGGGGGGLGVGAGAGGGGGGGSGEHRPSRSGGDTSLDLTLILIIALGSVSFIFLLAMIVLAVRCQKEKKLNIYTCLASDCCLGCCCCCPCCSRQARARKKKLSKSDIMLVQSSNVPSNPAQVPVEESGSFGSHHHNQNYCYQVCLTPESAKTDLMFLKPCSPSRSTDAEHNPCGAIVTGYADQQPDIISNGSILSSETKHQRAELSYLVDRPRRVNSSAFQEADIVSSKDSGHGDSEQGDSDHDATNRGQSSGMDLFSNCTEECKALGHSDRCWMPSFVPSDGRQAADYRSNLHVPGMDSVPDTEVFETPEAQPGAERSFSTFGKEKALHNTLERKELDGLLSNTRAPYKPPYLTRKRIC
- the PCDH10 gene encoding protocadherin-10 isoform X2 — translated: MIVLFLFALLWMVEGALCQLHYTVQEEQEHGTFVGNIAEDLGLDITKLSARRFQTAPNSRSPYLELNLETGVLYVNEKIDREQICKQSPSCLLHLEVFLENPLELFRVEIEVLDINDNPPSFPEPDLTVEISESATPGTRFPLESAFDPDVGTNSLRTYEITPNSYFSLDVQTQGDGNRFAELVLDKPLDREQQAVHRYVLTAVDGGQPQQRTGTALLTIRVLDSNDNVPAFEQPVYTVSLPENSPPGTLVLQLNATDPDEGQNGEVIYSFSSHISARARELFGIAPRTGRLEVSGELDYEESSVYQVYVQAKDLGPNAVPAHCKVLVRVLDANDNAPEISFSTVKEAVSEAAAPGTVVALFSVSDRDSEENGQVQCELLQGDAPFRLKSSFKNYYTIVTEGPLDREQPGGDAYTLTVVARDRGEPPLSTSKSIQVRVSDVNDNAPRFSQPVYQVYVSENNVPGAYIYAVSATDRDQGANAQLAYSILESQIQGMSVFTYVSINSENGFLYALRSFDYEQLKEFSFQVEARDAGEEPQPLAGNATVNIVVVDQNDNAPAIVSPLPGRNGTPAREALPRGAEPGYLVSRVAAVDADDGENARLTYSIVRGNEASLFRMDWRTGELRTARRVPAKRDPQRPYELVIEVRDHGQPPLSSTAAIQVVLVDGAAERPGGGGGGLGVGAGAGGGGGGGSGEHRPSRSGGDTSLDLTLILIIALGSVSFIFLLAMIVLAVRCQKEKKLNIYTCLASDCCLGCCCCCPCCSRQARARKKKLSKSDIMLVQSSNVPSNPAQVPVEESGSFGSHHHNQNYCYQVCLTPESAKTDLMFLKPCSPSRSTDAEHNPCGAIVTGYADQQPDIISNGSILSSETKHQRAELSYLVDRPRRVNSSAFQEADIVSSKDSGHGDSEQGDSDHDATNRGQSSGMDLFSNCTEECKALGHSDRCWMPSFVPSDGRQAADYRSNLHVPGMDSVPDTEVFETPEAQPGAERSFSTFGKEKALHNTLERKELDGLLSNTRAPYKPPYLTLAISGSQSGL